CCCCAGccgaaggaggaggaggaggcaaggCCAAGATGAAGAAGACGTCGGGGGACAAGGACAGTGACGAGTACCGCCAGCGTCGGGAACGGAACAACCTGGCGGTTAAGAAGAGCAGGATGAGATCCAAGCAGAAGGCCCAGGACACGCAGCAACGTGTCAACGAGCTGAAAGAGGAGAACGAGAGGCTGGAGGCCAAGATCAAGCTGCTCAGCaaagagctgtctgtcctcaagGACCTCTTCCTGGAACACGCCCACAACCTGGCCGACAACGTCCAAGCGCCTGGCGCGGAGGGGGCCAGCCCcgcccacaacaacaacaacaacaacaacaacaatgggGCGTGTAACAACAACAGCAGCCAGTGAGAAGAGGGCAGCAGGGACATGAAATATGATACCTCACGGTTGAGTGcttcccaaacggcaccctattttccccatagggccctggtctaaagtagtgcactatgaagggaatagggggccattttgaGTCAACCAGGGtgatggtaaatagacagctcGCCACTGCTTCTTAGCCTTCCTCTGGCTCCTCCCAGAGATGATATATACTGGCAGAGAGATTTCACTGTTGTCTTCTTTGTGCGTTCAGATTGGTTCACAATGATGagatttcttcttctttttttttttttttttacaatttggaGACATTTCTAAAGAGACCCTGTTGAGTCACAAGATAAACTATTCACTTAGTTAAGATGATGATGtgggtgagggggggggggagtatatattttattattttgggtTTCTTGTTCCTTTTAAAAGAATGTTTGGTGAACTAGCTACCATTTTTTTGTCTGGCGTTTTTAGTATTGTCAGTACATTCACTACGGTTGAAGTTAATCAGAATGATgcctgtttttttgggggggggatgcGTCTGTTGGCTTCAGATATGCACACgttgtacattttttatttttaaatatatatattttgttgttgTGTCCTAATCGAATGGCTTTACTTCTGCTTTGGGCTGTTTTGGATAGAAGAGGACTGTAAATATCAAGAGTCAAAGAGGTAGGATTGGACCCAAAGCTTAACTTAAGATCAGAACGCTTAAACcttgtttttttctttttctcaAGACGTGTTGTGTTGTTGACGTCAAATGGGAGCTTTTCATAATCTCGAGTTAGGTTTCAGGCCTGTGTGAGATACAGTCAGTCGGTTGTGTTTATTTACCCATAGTTCCAACAGGCCTCAGACCAGCCCTTCTAGTCAGAGACCCAGATGGGCAGAGGTGGCGTCTCAaacagagccctgttccctagaCGGTGCACTAGTTTCGACCCCCTATGTGGCACTGCTCAAAAGAAAAGGTTTCAAATGTAGTTCGCTAAATAAGGaattagggtgtcatttgggatacaGGCTGGGGGGGCAGAGGTGTGTTCAGGGGTGGGAGAGGTGTGTTCGGGGGGCAGGGCAGAGGTGTGTTCGGGGGGGGCAGGGCAGAGGTGTGTTCGGGGGGCAGGGCAGAGGTGTGTTCGGGGGGCAGGGCAGAGGTGTGTTCGGGGGGCAAGGCAGAGGTGTGtcgggggggggggcagaggtgTGTTCGGTGGGGGGCAGGGCAGAGGTGTGTTCGGTGGGGGGCAGGGCAGAGGTGTGTTCGGGGGGGCAGGGCAGAGGTGTGTTCGGGGGGCAGGGCAGAGGTGTGTTCGGGGGGGCAGGGGGCGGTGGGGGGGCAGAGGTGTGTTGCAGTTAAGGGGTCCCAGCCCAGACTGCCCAGGGGCCCAGGGCAGAGCCCAGTGCCCAGACTGGGGGCCCAGACAGCCCAGACAGCAGAGCCCAGACTGTGACTTTGCCCAGACTGCCCAGACAGCCCAGACAGCCCAGACTGCCCAGACAGCCCAGACAGCCCAGACTGCCCAGACTGCCCAGACTGCCCAGACAGCCCAGACAGTCCAGACAGCCCAGACTATCATGCAAACCTCC
The Oncorhynchus keta strain PuntledgeMale-10-30-2019 unplaced genomic scaffold, Oket_V2 Un_scaffold_2466_pilon_pilon, whole genome shotgun sequence DNA segment above includes these coding regions:
- the cebpg gene encoding CCAAT/enhancer-binding protein gamma — its product is MSKRSQQTINTEQNRGAVSVIQGQASGATSTTPGGSLQLVPQLVPATPAEGGGGGKAKMKKTSGDKDSDEYRQRRERNNLAVKKSRMRSKQKAQDTQQRVNELKEENERLEAKIKLLSKELSVLKDLFLEHAHNLADNVQAPGAEGASPAHNNNNNNNNNGACNNNSSQ